In Clupea harengus chromosome 1, Ch_v2.0.2, whole genome shotgun sequence, one DNA window encodes the following:
- the LOC105905276 gene encoding cytochrome P450 2K1-like, with protein sequence MAVLEGLLQLPCTFPLLVAVLLLLLVWLYSSGVSNPEKGKEPPGPKPLPILGNLLLLDLKKPYDSLCELSKKYGSVFTIYFGPKKVVVLTGYTTVKQALVNHAEEFGDRDITPLFHDLNKGLGILFSNGENWKEMRRFALTNMRNFGMGKKRSEEKIIEETRSLIEVFEKFEGSPFDTTQPVNYAVSNIICAIVYGSRFEYDDPKFMSMVNRANENIRLAGSASVQLYTMFPWLKPWLKDVARVMKNVGENLKEMRGCIKNLQETLNPQDSRGFVDSFLTYQQNAEKSGQKDSVFHEENLLFCVANLFGAGTDTTGTTLRWGLLLMAKYPDIQDRVQEEIDRVIGDRQPVVEDRKSLPYTDAVIHEIQRVANIVPLNLPHTTSCDVNFQGFFIQKGTAVIPLLTSVLRDESEWEQPYMFHPEHFLDDQGQFVKRDAFLAFSAGRRVCLGESLARMELFLFFATLLQRFHFTPPPGVSEDELDLTPILGITLNPSPHKLCAVSRS encoded by the exons ATGGCTGTACTCGAGGGACTTCTCCAACTACCCTGCACATTCCCTCTGCTGGTTGCggtgctgttgttgctgcttgTCTGGCTTTACTCCTCCGGTGTCAGCAACccagagaaagggaaggaaccTCCAGGACCCAAACCACTGCCTATCCTGGGtaacctgctgctgctggatctGAAGAAGCCCTATGATTCACTTTGTGAG CTCTCCAAGAAGTATGGGTCTGTCTTTACCATTTACTTTGGTCCTAAGAAAGTGGTCGTCTTAACAGGATACACGACTGTTAAACAAGCGCTAGTGAACCATGCAGAGGAGTTTGGGGACAGAGATATCACCCCTTTATTTCATGATCTCAACAAAGGGCTCG GCATCTTATTTTCCAACGGAGAGAACTGGAAAGAGATGAGACGTTTTGCACTCACAAACATGCGAAACTTTGGGATGGGCAAGAAAAGGAGTGAGGAAAAGATTATAGAAGAGACTCGAAGCCTGATTGAAGTATTTGAAAAATTTGAAG GTTCGCCATTTGACACGACCCAGCCGGTGAACTATGCCGTCTCCAATATCATCTGTGCTATTGTGTACGGCAGCAGATTTGAGTACGATGACCCCAAGTTTATGTCCATGGTCAACAGAGCCAATGAGAACATTCGGCTTGCTGGCTCTGCATCTGTACAG CTGTACACCATGTTTCCATGGTTAAAACCATGGCTGAAGGATGTTGCTCGAGTCATGAAAAATGTTGGTGAAAATCTTAAAGAGATGCGGGGTTGTATCAAGAACCTGCAGGAGACACTGAACCCACAGGACAGCCGAGGCTTCGTAGACTCTTTCCTCACATACCAGCAGAATGCAGAG AAATCAGGCCAAAAGGACTCTGTGTTCCATGAGGAGAACCTGCTATTCTGTGTGGCCAACCTGTTTGGAGCCGGCACTGACACCACGGGGACTACACTGCGCTGGGGACTGTTGCTGATGGCCAAGTACCCAGACATACAGG ACCGTGTGCAGGAGGAGATTGACAGGGTGATCGGTGACCGACAGCCTGTGGTGGAGGACAGGAAGAGCCTGCCCTACACTGACGCCGTGATCCACGAGATCCAGAGAGTAGCCAACATTGTGCCTTTAAATCTTCCCCACACCACAAGCTGTGATGTGAATTTCCAGGGTTTCTTCATCCAAAAG GGCACCGCTGTGATTCCTCTGCTCACCTCAGTACTGAGAGACGAATCTGAATGGGAGCAGCCTTACATGTTCCACCCAGAACACTTCCTGGATGACCAGGGGCAGTTCGTCAAGAGAGACGCTTTTCTTGCATTCTCTGCAG GACGCAGGGTGTGTCTGGGAGAGAGTCTGGCCAGGATGgaactcttcctcttcttcgcCACGCTGCTCCAACGCTTCCAtttcactcctcctcctggtgTCTCTGAGGATGAGCTGGACCTCACACCGATCTTAGGAATCACCCtcaacccctccccccataAGCTGTGTGCTGTGAGCCGCTCCTGA